The Strix uralensis isolate ZFMK-TIS-50842 chromosome 23, bStrUra1, whole genome shotgun sequence genome has a segment encoding these proteins:
- the TNFRSF4 gene encoding tumor necrosis factor receptor superfamily member 4 isoform X1 — MYPWSSAPYCVLFFSARNQDHMLTNSCKDKVDCMVRFGVTISHCLELKCKEHEYPFGERCCKDCAPGERMRSRCTAKTDTVCAPCQDEYFSSEHNHSFCKSCTICNTRKGSVEVKKCEKTSDRVCMCVAGYMPDVRYTLGSACLPCPEGTYSVGGNENCQPWTNCSVLGKNTLRPGTKTYDAVCSNHVTQPGISQSATPALNLSTTDHKNNTSTAVFSPPRPSVIPSICLDKNSPTETNWGSLSLILICLILLMVSGMSILLLIIQAAKKETKKRPYRNNRQGERSCRMPIQEEQIDSNSSLIKS; from the exons atgtatccATGGAGTTCTGCAccttactgtgttttgtttttctctgccagaAATCAGGATCACATGTTAACTAACAGCTGTAAGGATAAAGTGGACTGCATGGTGAGATTTGGAG TCACTATTAGCCATTGCTTGGAATTGAAATGCAAAGAGCATGAATATCCTTTTGGTGAAAGATGCTGCAAGGACTGTGCCCCTG GTGAAAGAATGAGAAGCCGTTGCACTGCAAAAACAGACACAGTCTGTGCTCCCTGTCAAGATGAATACTTTAGTAGTGAGCACAACCACAGCTTCTGCAAGAGTTGTACCATCTGCAACACCA GAAAGGGGAGCGTGGAAGTAAAGAAGTGCGAGAAGACCTCTGACAGAGTTTGCATGTGTGTTGCAGGGTACATGCCAGATGTCAGGTACACGCTGGGAAGTG caTGCTTACCGTGTCCTGAAGGTACTTACTCCGTAGGGGGAAATGAAAACTGTCAGCCTTGGACCAA CTGCAGCGTTCTTGGGAAAAATACTCTTCGACCAGGGACAAAAACATATGATGCTGTTTGCAGCAACCATGTCACACAGCCAGGTATCTCTCAGAGTGCAACACCTGCTTTGAATCTTTCCACCACTGACCACAAGAATAATACATCGACTGCAGTGTTCTCACCACCCAGACCCAGTGTGATTCCTTCCATTTGCCTGGATAAAAACAGCCCCACAGAGACTAACTGGG gGTCTTTATCGCTTATCCTTATTTGTCTGATATTGCTCATGGTGAGCGGAATGTCCATCCTCCTGTTGATTATCCAAGCAGCCAAAAAAGAGACCAAGAAGAGGCCTTATAGAAACAACCGTCAGG GAGAAAGGAGCTGCCGAATGCCTATCCAGGAAGAACAAATTGACTCCAATTCCAGTCTCATCAAAAGCTGA
- the TNFRSF4 gene encoding tumor necrosis factor receptor superfamily member 4 isoform X2 encodes MVAVSFDLHFSTILFLLLAVTISHCLELKCKEHEYPFGERCCKDCAPGERMRSRCTAKTDTVCAPCQDEYFSSEHNHSFCKSCTICNTRKGSVEVKKCEKTSDRVCMCVAGYMPDVRYTLGSACLPCPEGTYSVGGNENCQPWTNCSVLGKNTLRPGTKTYDAVCSNHVTQPGISQSATPALNLSTTDHKNNTSTAVFSPPRPSVIPSICLDKNSPTETNWGSLSLILICLILLMVSGMSILLLIIQAAKKETKKRPYRNNRQGERSCRMPIQEEQIDSNSSLIKS; translated from the exons ATGGTAGCTGTCAGTTTTGACTTGCATTTTTCTACCATTTTGTTCTTGCTGCTGGCAGTCACTATTAGCCATTGCTTGGAATTGAAATGCAAAGAGCATGAATATCCTTTTGGTGAAAGATGCTGCAAGGACTGTGCCCCTG GTGAAAGAATGAGAAGCCGTTGCACTGCAAAAACAGACACAGTCTGTGCTCCCTGTCAAGATGAATACTTTAGTAGTGAGCACAACCACAGCTTCTGCAAGAGTTGTACCATCTGCAACACCA GAAAGGGGAGCGTGGAAGTAAAGAAGTGCGAGAAGACCTCTGACAGAGTTTGCATGTGTGTTGCAGGGTACATGCCAGATGTCAGGTACACGCTGGGAAGTG caTGCTTACCGTGTCCTGAAGGTACTTACTCCGTAGGGGGAAATGAAAACTGTCAGCCTTGGACCAA CTGCAGCGTTCTTGGGAAAAATACTCTTCGACCAGGGACAAAAACATATGATGCTGTTTGCAGCAACCATGTCACACAGCCAGGTATCTCTCAGAGTGCAACACCTGCTTTGAATCTTTCCACCACTGACCACAAGAATAATACATCGACTGCAGTGTTCTCACCACCCAGACCCAGTGTGATTCCTTCCATTTGCCTGGATAAAAACAGCCCCACAGAGACTAACTGGG gGTCTTTATCGCTTATCCTTATTTGTCTGATATTGCTCATGGTGAGCGGAATGTCCATCCTCCTGTTGATTATCCAAGCAGCCAAAAAAGAGACCAAGAAGAGGCCTTATAGAAACAACCGTCAGG GAGAAAGGAGCTGCCGAATGCCTATCCAGGAAGAACAAATTGACTCCAATTCCAGTCTCATCAAAAGCTGA
- the TNFRSF4 gene encoding tumor necrosis factor receptor superfamily member 4 isoform X3 yields MYPWSSAPYCVLFFSARNQDHMLTNSCKDKVDCMVRFGGERMRSRCTAKTDTVCAPCQDEYFSSEHNHSFCKSCTICNTRKGSVEVKKCEKTSDRVCMCVAGYMPDVRYTLGSACLPCPEGTYSVGGNENCQPWTNCSVLGKNTLRPGTKTYDAVCSNHVTQPGISQSATPALNLSTTDHKNNTSTAVFSPPRPSVIPSICLDKNSPTETNWGSLSLILICLILLMVSGMSILLLIIQAAKKETKKRPYRNNRQGERSCRMPIQEEQIDSNSSLIKS; encoded by the exons atgtatccATGGAGTTCTGCAccttactgtgttttgtttttctctgccagaAATCAGGATCACATGTTAACTAACAGCTGTAAGGATAAAGTGGACTGCATGGTGAGATTTGGAG GTGAAAGAATGAGAAGCCGTTGCACTGCAAAAACAGACACAGTCTGTGCTCCCTGTCAAGATGAATACTTTAGTAGTGAGCACAACCACAGCTTCTGCAAGAGTTGTACCATCTGCAACACCA GAAAGGGGAGCGTGGAAGTAAAGAAGTGCGAGAAGACCTCTGACAGAGTTTGCATGTGTGTTGCAGGGTACATGCCAGATGTCAGGTACACGCTGGGAAGTG caTGCTTACCGTGTCCTGAAGGTACTTACTCCGTAGGGGGAAATGAAAACTGTCAGCCTTGGACCAA CTGCAGCGTTCTTGGGAAAAATACTCTTCGACCAGGGACAAAAACATATGATGCTGTTTGCAGCAACCATGTCACACAGCCAGGTATCTCTCAGAGTGCAACACCTGCTTTGAATCTTTCCACCACTGACCACAAGAATAATACATCGACTGCAGTGTTCTCACCACCCAGACCCAGTGTGATTCCTTCCATTTGCCTGGATAAAAACAGCCCCACAGAGACTAACTGGG gGTCTTTATCGCTTATCCTTATTTGTCTGATATTGCTCATGGTGAGCGGAATGTCCATCCTCCTGTTGATTATCCAAGCAGCCAAAAAAGAGACCAAGAAGAGGCCTTATAGAAACAACCGTCAGG GAGAAAGGAGCTGCCGAATGCCTATCCAGGAAGAACAAATTGACTCCAATTCCAGTCTCATCAAAAGCTGA
- the TNFRSF18 gene encoding tumor necrosis factor receptor superfamily member 18, with the protein MSLPYIRDSVLLGCIAQDMTGRTSKVGHLKIRASLLLVVCLWQWTQQTWANQCQDGELRIISKDEKKCCPKCSSNTGDLSVCLTTGDHDCRCRQGYSCIDSECQYCEKLPDCAEGEELVKLGIFDFTFKCKPCETGTYSNVVNGWCRNWTDCESSGFITVKRGNSTHDAICGFPAKDLEQAPVRNDSLYTTILAILTAVAVFVLILLTFFLHFCIWSLKKEKYHTADDLEHNFPRLPVAQLSHQREETYSCQFPEEEHGDKTPEEKPCYFHPQSLQ; encoded by the exons ATGTCACTACCTTACATCAGAGACAG TGTGCTTTTGGGTTGTATAGCTCAAGACATGACTGGACGGACAAGTAAAGTTGGTCACCTCAAGATTCGAGCTtccttgctgctggtggtgtgccTATGGCAATGGACACAGCAGACTTGGGCAAACCAGTGCCAGGATGGTGAACTGAGAATAATCAgtaaagatgaaaagaaatgttGCCCCAAATGCAGCTCAAACACAG GAGACCTGAGTGTCTGTCTGACTACGGGGGACCATGACTGCAGGTGTCGTCAGGGGTACAGCTGTATTGATAGTGAATGTCAGTACTGCGAAAAACTGCCTGACTGTGCAGAGGGCGAGGAGCTGGTTAAGCTTG GCATTTTTGACTTCACATTCAAATGTAAACCATGTGAGACAGGAACCTATTCTAATGTTGTGAATGGCTGGTGCCGTAACTGGACTGA TTGTGAAAGTTCTGGGTTTATAACAGTCAAGCGAGGCAACAGTACACATGATGCAATATGTGGTTTCCCTGCTAAAGATTTGGAGCAAG CTCCTGTTAGAAATGACTCTCTATATACCACCATCCTGGCCATCCTTACTGCAGTGGCTGTATTTGTTCTCATCTTGCTGACCTTCTTCTTGCATTTCTGCATATggtcactgaagaaagaaaaataccacaCAGCTGATG ATCTGGAACATAACTTCCCTAGGCTGCCGGTGGCACAACTGTCACACCAGAGAGAAGAGACTTACAGCTGCCAGTTTCCAGAAGAAGAACATGGAGACAAAACACCAGAAGAAAAGCCTTGCTATTTCCACCCTCAGAGTCTACAATGA
- the TNFRSF4 gene encoding tumor necrosis factor receptor superfamily member 4 isoform X4: MRSRCTAKTDTVCAPCQDEYFSSEHNHSFCKSCTICNTRKGSVEVKKCEKTSDRVCMCVAGYMPDVRYTLGSACLPCPEGTYSVGGNENCQPWTNCSVLGKNTLRPGTKTYDAVCSNHVTQPGISQSATPALNLSTTDHKNNTSTAVFSPPRPSVIPSICLDKNSPTETNWGSLSLILICLILLMVSGMSILLLIIQAAKKETKKRPYRNNRQGERSCRMPIQEEQIDSNSSLIKS; encoded by the exons ATGAGAAGCCGTTGCACTGCAAAAACAGACACAGTCTGTGCTCCCTGTCAAGATGAATACTTTAGTAGTGAGCACAACCACAGCTTCTGCAAGAGTTGTACCATCTGCAACACCA GAAAGGGGAGCGTGGAAGTAAAGAAGTGCGAGAAGACCTCTGACAGAGTTTGCATGTGTGTTGCAGGGTACATGCCAGATGTCAGGTACACGCTGGGAAGTG caTGCTTACCGTGTCCTGAAGGTACTTACTCCGTAGGGGGAAATGAAAACTGTCAGCCTTGGACCAA CTGCAGCGTTCTTGGGAAAAATACTCTTCGACCAGGGACAAAAACATATGATGCTGTTTGCAGCAACCATGTCACACAGCCAGGTATCTCTCAGAGTGCAACACCTGCTTTGAATCTTTCCACCACTGACCACAAGAATAATACATCGACTGCAGTGTTCTCACCACCCAGACCCAGTGTGATTCCTTCCATTTGCCTGGATAAAAACAGCCCCACAGAGACTAACTGGG gGTCTTTATCGCTTATCCTTATTTGTCTGATATTGCTCATGGTGAGCGGAATGTCCATCCTCCTGTTGATTATCCAAGCAGCCAAAAAAGAGACCAAGAAGAGGCCTTATAGAAACAACCGTCAGG GAGAAAGGAGCTGCCGAATGCCTATCCAGGAAGAACAAATTGACTCCAATTCCAGTCTCATCAAAAGCTGA